Proteins encoded in a region of the Diabrotica virgifera virgifera chromosome 4, PGI_DIABVI_V3a genome:
- the LOC114338766 gene encoding ornithine decarboxylase 1 isoform X1, producing the protein MKIPSVEERIHVLDDQSNVWTVIREIVSNNNQEDAFYVLDVGDIVRKHQEWREKLPRVTPHYAVKCNDSLTVLETLNALGTNFDCASKGEINKVLSMGVEPERIIFANPAKPSSHIRHAAATGVNTMTFDSDTELHKVKNLFPEAKLVIRIRCDATDVQCQLGNKFGCDPITEAPELLRIARSLDLDVVGVSFHVGSGCREPPVFRRAISAARDIFDFAETLGYNFSLLDIGGGYPGGKGTSIHQIAEIVNLALDNYFPDPSVHVIAEPGRFYVSSAYTLVCNIHSIRNVNQVNDEGGNNMHRMYYINDGVYGSFNCILYDHQVVVPQPLEERVGAKYYDSSVWGPTCDGLDQVIEHAMLPEMKVGDWLVFEDMGAYTLPVASPFNGFPIPKVHIVMDESISVLMEDMFELTDRHFEMLTIPNNLKNKNDSSSKYELPDFPIAIGNSILDYVDVVAME; encoded by the exons atgaaaattccAAGTGTTGAAGAACGCATTCACGTTTTGGATGACCAATCAAACGTATGGACGGTGATCCGGGAAATCGTAAGCAACAACAATCAGGAAGATGCCTTTTACGTCTTGGATGTCGGAGATATCGTCAGAAAACATCAGGAATGGCGCGAAAAACTACCTCGAGTCACGCCGCACTACG ctGTCAAATGCAACGACAGCCTTACAGTTCTTGAAACCCTCAACGCCTTGGGAACTAACTTCGACTGCGCTTCAAAGGGCGAGATTAACAAAGTACTCAGCATGGGTGTGGAGCCCGAAAGAATCATCTTTGCCAATCCTGCCAAACCTTCCAGTCATATCAGACATGCTGCAGCCACTGGCGTTAACACTATGACATTCGACAGTGACACTGAATTGCACAAAGTTAAGAATCTCTTTCCTGAAGCCAA gtTAGTCATTCGCATTCGTTGCGATGCCACTGATGTCCAATGTCAACTGGGAAACAAATTTGGTTGTGATCCTATCACTGAGGCTCCAGAACTCCTTCGAATCGCTAGATCCCTTGACTTGGACGTCGTCGGTGTGAGTTTCCACGTAGGCTCCGGATGCCGTGAACCGCCAGTTTTTCGTAGGGCTATTTCAGCCGCAAGGGACATCTTTGATTTTGCCGAAACTTTGGGCTACAACTTTTCTCTGCTTGATATCGGAGGAGGATATCCTGGTGGAAAAGGAACTTCCATCCATCAG ATCGCTGAAATTGTCAATCTCGCACTGGACAATTACTTCCCTGATCCATCAGTTCATGTAATAGCTGAACCTGGTCGTTTCTATGTAAGCTCTGCCTACACTTTGGTGTGCAATATCCATTCAATTAGAAACGTCAATCAAGTCAACGATGAGGGTGGAAATAATATGCACCGCATGTACTACATCAACGATGGAGTGTACGGCAGTTTCAATTGCATCTTGTACGATCATCAG GTTGTAGTACCACAGCCACTAGAAGAACGCGTTGGAGCAAAATACTACGACAGCAGCGTATGGGGACCGACCTGCGATGGACTCGACCAAGTAATTGAACATGCAATGTTGCCAGAAATGAAAGTTGGTGATTGGTTGGTGTTTGAAGACATGGGAGCGTATACCCTTCCCGTTGCCAGCCCTTTTAATGGTTTTCCAATTCCTAAAGTCCATATAGTGATGGACGAGAGCATCAG tgTTCTGATGGAGGATATGTTTGAACTGACAGACAGACACTTCGAGATGCTGACCATACCGaacaatttgaaaaataaaaatgattcCTCTTCCAAATACGAACTTCCTGATTTCCCAATAGCCATTGGAAATTCGATTTTAGATTACGTTGACGTCGTTGCTATGGAATAA